Proteins encoded by one window of Rutidosis leptorrhynchoides isolate AG116_Rl617_1_P2 chromosome 7, CSIRO_AGI_Rlap_v1, whole genome shotgun sequence:
- the LOC139858046 gene encoding small ribosomal subunit protein uS9c-like has translation MAISISTLTSSFSSLSFSSQISQKPNSISLTQSPKSIHFTKTKTPSLTVLATVIAEPLTGDLETVNIEKYVKSRLPGGFAAQKLIGTGRRKCAIARVVIQEGTGKFIINYRDAKEYLQGNPLWLQYIKVPLATLGYETSYDVFVKAHGGGLSGQAQAISLGIARALLKVSEDHRKPLRKEGLLTRDARIVERKKPGLKKARKAPQFSKR, from the exons ATGGCGATATCCATCTCTACCCTCACATCTTCCTTCTCATCTCTATCATTCTCCTCACAAATTTCCCAAAAACCTAATTCAATTTCACTCACTCAATCCCCCAAATCAATTCATTTCACCAAAACTAAAACCCCTTCATTAACTGTACTCGCCACTGTCATAGCTGAGCCACTCACCGGAGACTTGGAAACTGTAAACATCGAGAAATACGTCAAGTCTAGACTCCCCGGTGGCTTCGCCGCTCAAAAGCTTATCGGCACCGGTCGCCGGAAATGTGCTATTGCTAGGGTTGTTATTCAAGAAGGAACTGGAAAGTTTATTATTAATTACCGTGATGCAAAG GAATATCTTCAAGGCAACCCATTATGGCTTCAGTATATCAAAGTCCCATTGGCAACATTAGGATACGAGACTAGCTACGATGTGTTTGTAAAGGCGCATGGAGGTGGTCTTTCGGGTCAGGCACAAGCAATATCTCTTGGCATTGCGCGTGCATTGCTAAAAGTGAGTGAGGATCACCGAAAGCCACTAAGAAAAGAAGGTCTTCTTACTAGAGACGCAAGAATCGTCGAGAGGAAGAAACCTGGTCTTAAGAAAGCCCGAAAAGCACCACAATTTTCAAAACGTTGA